A window from Solanum stenotomum isolate F172 chromosome 7, ASM1918654v1, whole genome shotgun sequence encodes these proteins:
- the LOC125870370 gene encoding protein NO VEIN-like, with amino-acid sequence MYGQPPRNGGGGGGWRIPPPQSQPQQQTPYLGFQNPNFVPYPFFPNPNFPIQNPNFVNFPFQQFQQPPHQQSFQFQQPPPQQSFPRGNNQVDGAAVNVVERENVQQNPIFQVQQQPSNKEGVERIDKAVIKARKDIIEAGKNVSAWEVSQAALVILNADTWDSLGFKVQEVPSLQSLIVTEGKINAFIHCFVGVQSITTLCDLEVAICKNERVELFEDLELGPLVKHPLIIHYFSISLDVSEIFRITSKEIMFFLSEFMDADKSRKVKLDEFLNFITEKKSAGTRENLCVRIQNLRMYVTLIHEAKQFEMSTVNKYINVVKKKSSKNTKNRPLLSSEKKQLDEHFNAMCERIKSFSSAKKEFCGTHIRFQSSSESESSDDDQDGSAACSPAGNIISDIPTTCPYPSASEEMTRLGLKAEDDFGLLTASGSDRYSKDIRQSKSKRKHDDVHSSMALPKKALKRDVITHSNKKGSKLSQTWKDESDGSNDFSNGDDSIKSFVNTWKEACRTNNVDEVFQRMLQFYKARKKNKVTNLFSSYPFCGLLQVAVASIKRGMWDSLYDKFQTFQNCGVTNRGAENCADSICIEVESPERDATNLFEKVCESGVTVEDILGKIIMYFEGDDNAMSTASSFHEKFFFLLNKFCKLESWLTTQFTVKKFESLGYGDIWHFLEKNMHLFSCTLPRCLTDDIHEKPPLEPPSMLDYQFDLLLSQASQCLWDSEKVDKRRISELLLRQFPLVCLNVAGNDLMIDIENFMKAKKGNMTLKSVVFSETLLKDSAIGKHKESILKETGSEDDVGHSDWILMSKDAMKVLVSAPMLIDLKLWSHWDLIFAPSLGSLVHWLLKDVKTEELLCLVTTCGKVVRVDHSATVESFGNVLLQGSPFDTAVKLVSLLVLYGGEKNVPNALLKCHARQSFEVLIKNFEEMKSHDIQDSLKHATSLCRQLIHDETTSTMNKKLLRRDRVGKITPLTSRFILDCLGYLPVEFWHFAADILLAGVQPFVKDAPLAIIGECERIEQRLMLHRVGMCLGIVEWVEDKHKLSACSATNLLMSSGSSCLKVAELDFSIDSTFMEEVSSKSTLSANEISLSQDPMRKNENRDTSYSAGDISYVPLDNSADSARQHSYELESSATRVVESIQQDEFGLQPDLPLVENAILNKQHARLGRALHCLSQELYSQDSHFILELVQNADDNIYPEDIEPTLTFILQDKGIIVLNNECGFSADNIRALCDVGNSTKKGHNTGYIGKKGIGFKSVFRVTDAPEIHSNGFHIKFDITSGQIGFVLPTIVPPCDIDFYTRLASSGSDCNYWNTCIVLPFRSNLLERSGEENIMSMFADLHPSLLLFLHRLHCIKFRNMVSDSIVVMRKEVVGNGIIKISCGEEKLTCLVVSQKLQPGTIRPDTPTTEISIAFTLQETLDESYNPHLDQQPVFAFLPLRKYGLKFILQGDFVLPSSREEVDGDSPWNQWLLSEFPSLFVSAARSFCDLPCFKDSPAKAVSAYMSFVPLVGEVHGFFSSLPWMILSKLRTSNCLIIEGMENEWVPPCKVLRNWTQEARNLLPDSLLRKHLGIGFLHKDIVLPDLLARALGIEEYGLKVLLQVITSLCSSDDGLKSMGLEWLCAWLSAVYTMLSNGNDSADFGIESHLMKDLKNIPFIPLSDGKYGSLNEGTIWLHIDSTGTATNDEYALETFSILYSTLRTVSPALLSAAATFGTSCSESSTVDNVTRMLYRVGVQRLSAHQIVKTHVLPFICRDQNGLGHRETMTEYFAFLMFHLQSSCPDCQSERDQIIREVRDKAFILTNHGCKCPMEFPIHFGKEFQNPIDMNKLLHALDFEWHEIEDIYLKHPINKLLSEAVLKWRKFFQEIGITDFVRVLQIEKSSSDVCSVRINATLDKDVISRGIAKDWVSEEFVELLSCLSSTRDKEKSKYLLEVLDSLWDDNFSDKVTGFYFTSTGERKSFDSSFTRILRDVQWLASSMDNELHFPRELFHDCEAVRSIFGDNAPYAIPKVRSEKLLTALGLKTQVTVDDTLAILKVWRAKVTLSTSLSQMSKFYTFIWSGMNTSERKLVEELCNGPFVFVPCKLVASHEAVVPGVFLSSKEVFWHDSTGSVDLLKMVCPEFDSHSVQHTFTKMLCSVYPTLHDFFVKECGVDEHPHFHGYLQILLQLSAAVLPSQGAKNVFHIFLKWIDELNLGSLRSEDISFLKEGLLTKDYLVLATAEDKWVSLHPSFGLICWCDDDKLRKEFQYFDNIKFLYFGQLNDEEKEILQTKFPMFMDKLNIPSISKVVMREAIYDGPTDSSLVASMINWVLPYAQRYIYNVHPEKYLQLSQSGFQNLRCLQIVVVEKLFYRNVIRSSHIASKKQFECSCLLEGNILYATQESDSHSIFMEISRLLSSGTPDLHLANFLHMITTMAESGSNEEQTEFFILNSQKMPKLPEGESVWSLANVPLSTDSETGVMSSSRTIDEKNPEKIKKRPGISSSWPPTDWKTAPGFHRSSVCISKGKAVCGIQSEKNTMEESVMKTWALAATEMTCVENMDNYPESAAVVLGSQDVDHVPGTMMEAFDFPHAMTAPHDLSNSSSDVTERDQLHTATNGKSDVMIETGRLGEHFAFKYFLEKFGEPFVKWVNETNETGLPYDLVVGDDEYIEIKTTRSSTKDWFHITSREWQFAVEKGESFSIAHVFLSSNNTGVVTVYKNPFRLYRLGKLRLALLISK; translated from the exons ATGTACGGACAGCCACCGCGCAACGGCGGCGGAGGTGGCGGCTGGCGTATCCCTCCTCCACAGTCACAACCGCAGCAACAGACACCATATCTAGGGTTTCAAAATCCTAACTTTGTTCCTTACCCCTTCTTTCCCAATCCCAATTTTCCGATTCAAAACCCTAATTTCGTGAATTTTCCCTTCCAACAATTTCAGCAGCCTCCTCATCAACAGAGTTTTCAATTTCAGCAACCTCCTCCTCAACAAAGTTTTCCAAGGGGTAATAACCAGGTTGATGGAGCTGCAGTTAACGTTGTTGAACGTGAAAATGTGCAACAAAATCCTATTTTTCAAGTTCAGCAGCAACCTTCCAACAAGGAGGGTGTTGAGAGAATTGATAAAGCTGTAATTAAGGCTCGTAAAGACATTATAGAGGCAGGTAAAAATGTGTCAGCTTGGGAAGTTTCACAAGCTGCTTTGGTTATACTTAATGCTGATACTTGGGATTCTTTGGGTTTCAAAGTGCAAGAAGTTCCCTCCCTGCAAAGTCTCATTGTTACCGAAGGGAAG ATTAATGCTTTCATTCACTGCTTTGTGGGTGTTCAAAGTATTACCACATTGTGTGATTTGGAAGTAGCAATATGCAAGAATGAGAGGGTTGAGCTGTTTGAAGATCTGGAATTGGGTCCGCTGGTGAAACATCCTCTTATTATCCATTATTTTTCTATCAGTCTTGATGTTTCAGAAATTTTCAGAATAACGAGCAAGGAGATAATGTTCTTCCTTTCTGAGTTCATGGATGCTGATAAAagtagaaaagtaaaattagatGAATTTTTGAACTTCATCACCGAGAAGAAATCTGCTGGAACCAGAGAGAATCTTTGTGTGCGGATTCAGAACTTGAG GATGTATGTTACTTTAATCCATGAAGCAAAGCAGTTCGAAATGAGCACTGTTAACAAATATATCAATGTGGTGAAAAAAAAATCCAGTAAAAATACCAAGAATCGCCCTCTCCTATCTTCAGAGAAGAAGCAGTTAGATGAGCATTTCAATGCCATGTGTGAGCGTATCAAATCATTTTCTTCAGCTAAGAAGGAGTTTTGTGGTACACACATAAGGTTTCAATCAAGTTCAGAAAGTGAGAGCAGTGATGATGATCAGGATGGAAGTGCTGCATGCAGCCCAGCTGGAAACATTATTTCGGACATACCCACCACCTGTCCGTACCCATCAGCATCTGAAGAAATGACGCGGCTGGGTTTGAAAGCCGAAGATGACTTTGGCCTACTGACTGCTAGTGGCAGTGATAGATACAGTAAGGATATTCGGCAATCCAAGAGTAAAAGAAAACATGATGATGTTCATAGTTCCATGGCTTTACCCAAAAAAGCACTCAAACGAGATGTGATTACTCACAGTAATAAAAAGGGATCAAAACTTTCTCAGACGTGGAAAGATGAATCCGATGGttcaaatgatttttcaaatggTGACGATTCAATCAAAAGTTTCGTTAACACTTGGAAGGAAGCATGTCGGACAAACAACGTAGATGAG GTGTTTCAGAGGATGCTTCAGTTCTACAAGgcaaggaagaaaaataaagtgacaAACTTGTTTTCATCATATCCGTTTTGTGGGTTGCTTCAAGTTGCT GTTGCATCTATTAAACGTGGAATGTGGGACAGTTTGTATGATAAGTTCCAAACATTTCAAAACTGCGGAGTGACCAACAGAGGCGCTGAAAATTGTGCTGATTCCATATGCATCGAGGTTGAATCACCTGAAAGGGATGCTACCAATCTTTTCGAGAAGGTGTGCGAAAGTG GCGTCACTGTTGAGGACATACttggtaaaattattatgtattttgAGGGTGATGATAATGCCATGTCCACTGCAAGTTCATTCCATGAGAAGTTTTTCTTCCTCTTGAATAAGTTTTGCAAGCTTGAATCTTGGTTGACAACGCAGTTCACCGTGAAGAAATTTGAGTCACTTGGTTATGGGGATATCTGGCATTTCCTGGAGAAAAATATGCATCTGTTTAGTTGTACTTTACCAAGGTGCTTAACAGATGACATACACGAGAAGCCTCCTTTAGAACCACCTTCAATGCTTGATTATCAGTTTGACCTGTTGTTATCACAGGCTTCACAATGCTTATGGGATAGTGAAAAAGTAGACAAGCGAAGGATTTCGGAATTACTACTGAGACAATTCCCTTTAGTCTGTTTAAATGTAGCTGGAAATGACTTAATGATAGATATAGAGAATTTTATGAAGGCAAAGAAAGGCAATATGACTTTAAAATCTGTCGTATTCTCTGAAACATTGCTCAAGGATTCTGCAATAGGTAAGCATAAAGAATCTATATTAAAGGAAACAGGTTCGGAAGATGATGTAGGACATAGTGATTGGATACTGATGTCCAAAGATGCCATGAAGGTCTTGGTCAGTGCTCCAATGTTGATAGATCTGAAATTGTGGTCACATTGGGACTTGATCTTTGCTCCTTCTCTTGGTTCTCTTGTGCATTGGCTGTTGAAAGATGTCAAAACCGAAGAGTTATTGTGCTTGGTAACCACGTGTGGGAAGGTTGTCCGTGTTGATCATTCAGCCACTGTTGAGTCTTTTGGAAATGTACTTCTGCAAGGAAGTCCTTTTGATACGGCTGTCAAATTGGTATCTCTGTTGGTCTTGTATGGTGGTGAAAAAAATGTTCCCAATGCACTCTTAAAATGCCATGCACGTCAGTCATTTgaagttttaattaaaaattttgaggaGATGAAATCACATGACATTCAAGATTCCCTCAAGCATGCCACATCTCTATGCAGACAGCTCATACATGATGAAACTACATCGACTATGAACAAGAAATTACTGAGGAGGGATAGGGTTGGTAAAATCACGCCTTTGACTTCGAGGTTTATTCTCGACTGTCTGGGTTATCTGCCTGTTGAGTTTTGGCATTTTGCTGCAGATATCTTGCTTGCAGGGGTGCAACCTTTTGTTAAAGATGCTCCTTTAGCTATCATAGGTGAATGTGAACGGATAGAGCAGCGTCTTATGCTTCATCGAGTTGGAATGTGTCTGGGCATAGTGGAATGGGTTGAAGATAAACACAAATTGAGTGCCTGTTCTGCCACAAACTTGTTAATGTCTTCTGGATCATCATGCTTGAAAGTCGCTGAGCTTGATTTCAGCATAGACTCAACCTTTATGGAAGAAGTATCAAGCAAATCTACCTTGTCTGCAAACGAGATTAGCCTCTCCCAAGATCCAATGCGGAAAAATGAAAATCGAGATACCAGTTACTCTGCAGGTGATATATCTTATGTTCCTCTTGATAATTCGGCTGATAGTGCCAGACAGCACTCATATGAGCTTGAGAGTTCCGCTACCAGAGTTGTTGAATCTATTCAGCAAGATGAATTCGGTCTGCAGCCTGATCTTCCACTAGTTGAAAATGCAATATTGAATAAGCAACATGCTCGCTTGGGGAGAGCACTCCATTGTCTTTCGCAGGAGTTATATTCTCAGGATTCACATTTTATTCTAGAGCTG GTTCAGAATGCTGATGATAATATCTACCCTGAGGATATCGAACCCACTTTGACTTTCATTCTTCAGGATAAAGGCATTATAGTTCTAAACAATGAATGTGGCTTTTCTGCTGATAACATCAGAGCACTCTGTGATGTTGGAAACTCTACTAAGAAAGGACACAATACTGGATATATTGGGAAGAAGGGCATCGGTTTCAAATCTGTATTTCGG gtCACTGATGCCCCAGAAATTCATTCCAATGGCTTCCATATTAAGTTTGATATAACTAGTGGCCAGATAGGTTTTGTTTTGCCTACTATTGTTCCTCCTTGTGACATTGACTTCTATACCAGATTGGCCTCTTCAGGTTCTGATTGCAATTATTGGAATACATGCATAGTACTTCCCTTTAGATCAAACCTCTTGGAAAGGTCCGGCGAAGAGAACATTATGTCAATGTTTGCTGATCTTCATCCATCTTTATTGCTTTTTCTTCATCGACTTCACTGTATTAAATTTCGAAATATGGTTAGCGATTCCATTGTTGTTATGAGGAAAGAAGTTGTGGGAAatggtatcattaagatttcTTGTGGAGAGGAGAAATTGACTTGTCTTGTGGTATCCCAGAAATTACAGCCTGGCACTATTCGTCCTGATACCCCAACAACAGAAATTTCCATAGCGTTTACGTTGCAGGAAACACTTGATGAAAGCTACAATCCGCACCTGGACCAACAACCTGTTTTTGCATTCCTTCCTTTGAGAAAGTACGGCCTGAAGTTTATACTTCAGGGTGATTTTGTACTCCCTTCATCTAGGGAAGAAGTTGATGGGGATAGTCCTTGGAACCAGTGGTTGTTGTCAGAGTTCCCTAGCTTGTTTGTTAGTGCAGCAAGGTCATTTTGTGATCTGCCGTGTTTTAAGGATAGTCCAGCAAAAGCTGTTTCAGCTTATATGAGCTTTGTTCCCCTTGTAGGGGAGGTTCATGGCTTCTTTTCAAGTCTTCCTTGGATGATTCTTTCTAAATTACGCACGTCAAACTGCTTGATAATAGAAGGTATGGAAAATGAATGGGTTCCTCCGTGCAAAGTCTTGAGAAATTGGACCCAAGAGGCTCGTAACCTTTTACCTGATAGCTTACTTCGCAAGCATCTTGGTATTGGTTTCTTGCATAAAGATATAGTTCTACCAGATTTATTAGCCAGAGCTCTAGGAATTGAGGAATATGGACTCAAAGTTCTACTTCAGGTTATAACTTCTTTATGCTCTTCAGACGATGGTCTGAAGTCAATGGGTTTGGAATGGTTGTGTGCGTGGTTAAGCGCCGTTTATACTATGTTGTCAAATGGGAATGACTCAGCAGATTTTGGGATTGAATCGCATCTCATGAAGGACCTCAAGAATATTCCATTTATTCCCCTTTCAGATGGTAAATATGGATCACTGAATGAAGGGACAATTTGGTTACATATTGATTCAACGGGAACTGCAACGAATGATGAGTATGCCCTAGAAACTTTCTCAATATTGTATTCTACTCTTCGAACTGTGAGTCCTGCACTACTTTCTGCGGCTGCCACTTTTGGCACATCATGCTCTGAATCATCAACAGTTGATAATGTTACCAGGATGCTGTACAGAGTTGGTGTTCAACGTTTATCGGCACATCAAATAGTAAAAACGCATGTTCTACCATTTATCTGCAGAGATCAAAATGGACTAGGACATAGAGAAACAATGACAGAGTATTTTGCGTTCTTGATGTTCCACTTACAGTCAAGTTGCCCTGATTGTCAATCTGAGAGGGACCAAATTATCAGAGAAGTGCGTGACAAAGCTTTTATATTAACAAATCATGGTTGCAAATGTCCCATGGAGTTTCCTATCCATTTCGgcaaagaattccaaaatcccattGATATGAATAAATTACTCCATGCATTAGATTTTGAGTGGCATGAGATTGAGGATATTTATTTAAAGCATCCAATCAACAAATTGTTATCTGAAGCTGTGTTAAAGTGGAGAAAGTTTTTCCAGGAAATTGGGATCACTGATTTTGTACGAGTTCTTCAGATTGAGAAAAGTAGTTCTGATGTGTGCTCTGTTCGCATTAATGCAACATTGGATAAAGATGTTATTTCTAGAGGAATTGCAAAAGATTGGGTGTCCGAAGAGTTTGTCGAGTTGCTGTCATGCTTATCTTCAACGCGTGACAAGGAAAAAAGCAAGTACCTCTTGGAGGTGCTTGATAGTTTGTGGGATGATAATTTTAGTGATAAGGTTACTGGCTTCTATTTCACTTCCACTGGAGAAAGAAAATCGTTTGATTCTTCATTCACCAGAATCCTCCGTGATGTTCAATGGCTAGCATCGAGTATGGATAATGAGCTTCATTTTCCGAGGGAGTTATTCCATGATTGTGAGGCTGTGCGCTCAATTTTCGGTGACAATGCTCCTTATGCCATTCCAAAG GTGAGAAGCGAAAAGTTGTTAACAGCTCTTGGTCTGAAAACACAAGTTACAGTTGATGacactttagcaattcttaaagTTTGGAGAGCTAAAGTGACTTTGAGTACTAG TTTGTCACAAATGTCAAAGTTCTACACTTTCATCTGGAGTGGGATGAATACTTCAGAAAGGAAACTTGTGGAAGAGTTATGCAATGGACCTTTTGTGTTTGTCCCTTGTAAACTGGTTGCTTCACATGAAGCTGTTGTACCTGGTGTTTTTTTGTCATCTAAAGAAGTCTTTTGGCATGATTCAACTGGTTCGGTCGACCTCCTGAAGATGGTCTGCCCGGAGTTTGACTCACATTCAGTTCAGCACACCTTCACTAAAATGTTATGTAGTGTGTATCCAACCCTTCATGACTTCTTTGTGAAAGAATGTGGAGTGGATGAACACCCTCATTTTCATGGATACCTTCAAATATTGCTGCAGTTGTCAGCTGCTGTTTTACCTTCACAAGGAGCTAAGAAT GTATTCCATATATTTCTCAAGTGGATTGACGAGCTAAATTTAGGATCCTTGAGATCTGAAGATATTAGTTTCTTGAAGGAAGGTCTTTTGACGAAGGATTATCTGGTGCTTGCAACTGCAGAAGATAAATGGGTATCTCTGCACCCATCATTTGGGCTCATCTGTTGGTGCGATGATGATAAGTTGAGGAAGGAATTCCAGTATTTTGATAATATTAAGTTTCTCTACTTTGGGCAACTCAATGATGAGGAAAAGGAGATTCTCCAAACAAAATTTCCAATGTTCATGGACAAATTGAATATTCCTTCTATATCAAAG GTTGTAATGCGTGAAGCAATATATGATGGTCCAACAGACTCTAGCTTGGTAGCTTCAATGATTAACTGGGTTCTACCATATGCTCAACGTTATATATATAACGTTCATCCAGAAAAGTATTTGCAGCTCAGCCAGTCTGGATTTCAGAACCTGAGATGTCTACAGATTGTCGTTGTTGAAAAGTTGTTCTACAGGAATGTTATAAGAAGTTCCCACATAGCATCGAAGAAACAGTTTGAATGCAGTTGTCTGCTAGAG GGAAACATCTTGTATGCCACTCAAGAATCAGATTCTCACTCAATATTCATGGAGATTTCTCGTTTGTTATCTTCTGGAACTCCCGACTTGCATTTGGCGAACTTTCTTCATATGATCACAACTATGGCGGAATCAGGTTCCAATGAGGAGCAAActgaatttttcattttgaatagCCAGAAAATGCCCAAGCTTCCTGAAGGTGAATCTGTTTGGTCTCTCGCAAATGTTCCATTGTCAACAGATAGTGAGACAGGGGTGATGAGTTCTTCCAGAACAATTGATGAGAAAAACCCTGAGAAAATCAAGAAGAGACCGGGAATCAGCTCAAGCTGGCCACCTACTGACTGGAAAACTGCTCCTGGTTTTCATCGATCTAGTGTGTGCATCTCGAAAGGAAAGGCAGTCTGTGGCATCCAATCGGAAAAGAATACTATGGAAGAAAGTGTAATGAAAACATGGGCGCTGGCTGCAACTGAGATGACGTGTGTTGAGAATATGGACAACTATCCAGAATCAGCTGCAGTTGTACTAGGTTCACAAGATGTTGATCATGTACCTGGTACCATGATGGAGGCATTTGATTTTCCTCATGCCATGACTGCACCACATGACCTGAGTAATAGCTCTTCTGATGTGACAGAAAGAGATCAACTGCATACAGCCACAAATGGCAAAAGTGACGTTATGATTGAAACTGGCAGACTTGGAGAACATTTtgctttcaaatatttcttggAGAAATTCGGTGAGCCTTTTGTGAAATGGGTCAATGAAACCAATGAAACAGGGCTTCCTTATGACCTTGTTGTGGGAGATGATGAATACATAGAAATAAAGACAACTAGATCATCAACAAAGGATTGGTTCCATATTACCTCAAGGGAATGGCAGTTTGCAGTTGAGAAAGGTGAATCTTTTAGCATTGCCCATGTTTTCTTATCGTCCAATAATACAGGAGTCGTGACAGTATACAAAAATCCATTCAGACTCTATCGACTTGGTAAACTACGGTTAGCTCTCCTAATATCCAAGTGA
- the LOC125870413 gene encoding uncharacterized protein LOC125870413 isoform X2, with amino-acid sequence MVMGQPFSGNMKATLAGIKRINLEGLRWRVFDAKGQVLGRLASQISTVIQGKDKPTYAPHREEGDMCIVLNAKDICVTGRKLTDKFYRWHTGYIGHLKERSLKDQMAKDPTEVIRKAVLRMLPRNKLRDDRDRKLRIFTNDEHPFADRPLEPYVMPPRQVRELRPRTRRAMIRAEKKAEQQQQGTNNTSKRKKNKDVEEEAVST; translated from the exons ATGGTGATGGGTCAGCCATTTAGTGGCAACATGAAGGCAA CTCTTGCTGGCATAAAACGTATCAATTTGGAAGGTCTGAGATGGAGAGTGTTTGATGCCAAAGGCCAG GTCCTGGGAAGGCTAGCATCGCAGATATCAACTGTGATTCAAGGAAAAGATAAACCAACATACGCACCTCACCGTGAAGAAGGTGATATGTGCATTGTGCTCAATGCAAAGGACATTTGCGTCACTGGGAGAAAACTCACGGATAAGTTCTATCGATGGCACACTGG TTACATAGGCCACCTCAAGGAGAGGAGTCTGAAAGACCAGATGGCTAAGGATCCAACAGAAGTTATTCGCAAAGCTGTCCTGCGAATGCTGCCAAGAAATAAGTTGCGTGAT GATAGAGACcggaaattgaggatttttaCCAATGATGAGCACCCTTTTGCTGACAGACCTCTAGAGCCGTATGTGATGCCTCCTAGACAAGTTCGTGAACTGCGCCCTCGTACAAGGCGAGCCATGATTCGAGCTGAAAAGAAAGCTGAACAACAGCAACAAGGTACAAACAAtacaagtaaaagaaaaaagaacaaggaTGTGGAAGAAGAAGCAGTGAGCACATGA
- the LOC125870413 gene encoding uncharacterized protein LOC125870413 isoform X1: MVMGQPFSGNMKKALAGIKRINLEGLRWRVFDAKGQVLGRLASQISTVIQGKDKPTYAPHREEGDMCIVLNAKDICVTGRKLTDKFYRWHTGYIGHLKERSLKDQMAKDPTEVIRKAVLRMLPRNKLRDDRDRKLRIFTNDEHPFADRPLEPYVMPPRQVRELRPRTRRAMIRAEKKAEQQQQGTNNTSKRKKNKDVEEEAVST, encoded by the exons AAAGCTCTTGCTGGCATAAAACGTATCAATTTGGAAGGTCTGAGATGGAGAGTGTTTGATGCCAAAGGCCAG GTCCTGGGAAGGCTAGCATCGCAGATATCAACTGTGATTCAAGGAAAAGATAAACCAACATACGCACCTCACCGTGAAGAAGGTGATATGTGCATTGTGCTCAATGCAAAGGACATTTGCGTCACTGGGAGAAAACTCACGGATAAGTTCTATCGATGGCACACTGG TTACATAGGCCACCTCAAGGAGAGGAGTCTGAAAGACCAGATGGCTAAGGATCCAACAGAAGTTATTCGCAAAGCTGTCCTGCGAATGCTGCCAAGAAATAAGTTGCGTGAT GATAGAGACcggaaattgaggatttttaCCAATGATGAGCACCCTTTTGCTGACAGACCTCTAGAGCCGTATGTGATGCCTCCTAGACAAGTTCGTGAACTGCGCCCTCGTACAAGGCGAGCCATGATTCGAGCTGAAAAGAAAGCTGAACAACAGCAACAAGGTACAAACAAtacaagtaaaagaaaaaagaacaaggaTGTGGAAGAAGAAGCAGTGAGCACATGA
- the LOC125870416 gene encoding light-regulated protein, chloroplastic: MQAALFFTTSSIPLVKPPKPSATSPLRCVSTHLKITHIKATPVDTSTVDYSSMNSSVFPAEACETIGGEACDVEMYPETKLKSTPSATASSNTPSTESVDREYLAYNEPKTVFLSEACDDLGGEFCEADYQTGVY, from the exons ATGCAGGCAGCTTTGTTTTTTACAACATCATCTATTCCCCTAGTAAAACCTCCCAAGCCCTCAGCAACATCACCTTTGAGATGTGTTTCAACTCATCTCAAAATTACTCACATTAAAGCAACTCCAGTTGACACTTCCACTGTTGACTATAGCTCCATGAACTC ATCAGTGTTTcctgctgaagcttgtgagacaATAGGAGGAGAAGCTTGTGATGTTGAAATGTATCCTGAAACCAAACTGAAATCTACACCCTCAGCCACAGCCTCAAGCAATACTCCATCTACGGAGAGTGTAGACAGAGAATATCTTGCCTATAACGAACCTAAAAC TGTATTCTTATCAGAAGCTTGTGATGATCTTGGAGGAGAATTTTGTGAAGCAGACTATCAGACTGGAGTTTACTAA